A section of the Rutidosis leptorrhynchoides isolate AG116_Rl617_1_P2 unplaced genomic scaffold, CSIRO_AGI_Rlap_v1 contig607, whole genome shotgun sequence genome encodes:
- the LOC139884824 gene encoding probable O-methyltransferase 3 codes for MTLKCAIELGIPDIIYKHGQPMTLSKLLSILPINPKKSDSVYRLMRNLVHSGFFTQQKVPNTREDGYVLTSASYLLLKDNPLNVTPFSLMILDTNLMAPWQSMSTWLQNDDPTPYYTAHSKSFWELAGDEPRVNKVFNDAMASDSHFVGTMVIKKSRSVFEGLESLVDVGGGTGTLANVIAQEFPNIECIVLDLPHVLVDLKDFNNLKYVPGDMLKEIPSANAVLIKWILLDWNDEECVGILKRCKEAISSYHGNGGKVIVIDIVMGNKNGREAIKGSSHDDQVQLLLDMEMMALTTGKERNEKEWSQPVFKCRVQPL; via the exons ATGACACTCAAGTGTGCCATTGAGCTAGGCATACCAGATATCATCTACAAACATGGCCAGCCAATGACACTTTCCAAATTACTTTCCATACTTCCAATCAATCCCAAAAAATCCGATTCCGTTTATCGTCTTATGCGTAATTTAGTTCATTCCGGCTTCTTCACTCAACAAAAGGTTCCTAATACTCGAGAAGACGGCTATGTCCTCACAAGCGCTTCTTATCTTCTACTCAAGGATAATCCTTTAAATGTTACTCCATTTTCACTTATGATACTTGACACAAATTTGATGGCACCATGGCAAAGTATGAGCACTTGGCTACAAAATGATGATCCGACGCCGTATTACACGGCACATTCAAAGAGTTTCTGGGAGCTTGCTGGGGATGAGCCTagggttaacaaagtatttaatgatGCCATGGCTAGCGATAGTCACTTTGTCGGGACTATGGTGATTAAGAAGTCTAGAAGTGTGTTTGAGGGATTGGAGTCACTTGTGGATGTCGGAGGAGGCACCGGAACTTTGGCAAATGTCATAGCTCAAGAATTTCCTAACATAGAATGCATTGTGCTTGATCTTCCTCACGTCCTTGTtgatttgaaagacttcaataacttGAAATATGTCCCAGGTGACATGTTGAAGGAAATTCCTAGTGCAAATGCGGTAT TAATCAAGTGGATACTGCTCGATTGGAACGATGAAGAATGTGTAGGAATACTAAAAAGATGCAAAGAAGCGATTTCAAGTTATCATGGCAATGGCGGAAAGGTGATTGTCATAGACATAGTAATGGGAAATAAAAATGGCCGTGAAGCCATTAAGGGGTCGTCACATGATGATCAAGTTCAACTATTACTCGACATGGAGATGATGGCTCTAACGACCGGTAAAGAGAGAAATGAGAAAGAATGGTCCCAGCCTGTTTTCAAGTGCAGGGTTCAACCATTATAA